In Sphingopyxis sp. FD7, a single window of DNA contains:
- a CDS encoding threonine ammonia-lyase codes for MTDHLTLTSAADLPAITLDDVRAAAGRINGAVVRTPTLHSQTLSELVGADVWLKFENLQFTAAYKERGALNALLLLDDDARARGVIAASAGNHAQGLAYHGKRLGVPVTIVMPSTTPQVKVSQTASHGATIVLHGEKFDDAYAHARELEEERGLTFVHPFDHPHVAAGQGTVALEMLEDVPELDTLIVPIGGGGLLAGMGTAARGIKNDMRLVGVQAELYPSMYAELNGVDMACEGDTLAEGIAVKEPGAYTRKLVAELNDDIVLVAERHLERAVSLLLQIEKTVVEGAGAAGLAAMLAHPEEFAGRKVGLVLTGGNIDTRLLANVLLRDLARSGRIARLRIRLQDRPGALFKVMKLFDEKQVNIIEIYHQRIFTTLPAKGLITDIECEARDREHLDSLVAALRDAGYMVTTVELA; via the coding sequence ATGACCGATCACCTTACCCTGACCTCCGCCGCCGATTTACCGGCGATCACATTGGACGATGTGCGCGCGGCGGCGGGGCGAATTAACGGCGCGGTCGTGCGCACGCCGACGCTGCATTCGCAGACGCTGTCCGAGCTGGTCGGCGCCGATGTGTGGCTGAAGTTCGAGAATCTGCAATTCACCGCGGCGTACAAGGAGCGCGGGGCCTTGAACGCGCTGCTGCTGCTCGACGACGATGCGCGCGCGCGCGGCGTGATCGCGGCGTCGGCGGGCAATCATGCGCAGGGCCTCGCCTATCACGGCAAGCGCCTCGGCGTGCCCGTCACCATCGTGATGCCGAGCACGACGCCGCAGGTGAAGGTGTCGCAGACCGCGAGTCACGGCGCGACGATCGTGCTTCATGGCGAGAAGTTCGACGACGCCTATGCCCATGCGCGCGAACTGGAGGAGGAGCGCGGCCTTACCTTTGTCCATCCCTTTGACCATCCGCATGTCGCGGCGGGGCAGGGGACTGTAGCGCTCGAAATGCTCGAGGATGTGCCCGAACTCGACACGCTGATCGTGCCGATCGGCGGCGGCGGGCTGCTCGCGGGCATGGGCACCGCGGCGCGCGGGATCAAGAATGACATGCGCCTCGTCGGCGTGCAGGCGGAACTCTATCCCTCGATGTACGCCGAATTGAACGGCGTCGACATGGCGTGCGAGGGCGACACGCTGGCCGAGGGCATCGCGGTGAAGGAGCCGGGAGCCTATACGCGCAAACTCGTCGCCGAACTCAACGACGACATCGTGCTGGTTGCCGAGCGGCATCTGGAACGCGCGGTGAGCCTGCTGCTCCAGATCGAAAAGACGGTCGTGGAGGGCGCGGGCGCGGCGGGTCTCGCCGCGATGCTCGCGCATCCCGAAGAATTTGCGGGGCGCAAGGTCGGGCTGGTGCTCACCGGCGGGAATATCGACACGCGGTTGCTCGCGAACGTGCTGCTTCGGGATTTGGCGCGATCGGGGCGCATCGCGCGGCTGCGCATCCGGCTGCAGGACCGCCCCGGCGCCTTGTTCAAGGTGATGAAGCTGTTCGACGAGAAACAGGTCAACATCATCGAAATCTATCACCAGCGCATCTTCACGACGCTGCCCGCCAAGGGACTGATCACCGACATCGAATGCGAAGCGCGCGACCGCGAGCATCTCGACAGCCTCGTCGCGGCGCTGCGCGATGCGGGCTACATGGTGACGACGGTGGAACTGGCGTGA
- a CDS encoding amidohydrolase produces MSGAIELTPPLPLAGGAAKLGAAKPGLVAAGWASNARRLLPTPLRLASKLASLAAPPACGRGAIAAALTLTLTSPAYADTLVDNVNGITLDKQGKLVRFTGLVIDRDGKVKQLLDRKDKRPERPDFKEDGKGRTLIPGLIDAHGHVMGLGFQLMLLDLSDTNSLAEAQAAIRRYAAENPEMPWIIGRGWNQEKWGLGRFPTAADLDAAVPDRPVWLERVDGHAGWANSAAMAAAKVSAASKSPEGGRIEMAGGKPSGVFVDAAMSLIDSAKPKPLARDLDRALYLAQQKLLEQGITAIADMGTTIQDWQAFRRAGDKKQLAVRIISYGADIDNMAIIAGSEPTPWLYDDRLRMVGVKLYLDGALGSRGAWLKAPYADAPGQKGLPLLTPAQLRNKMVRASMDKFQVAIHAIGDAANAEALAAIADLDADLPGERRWRIEHAQVIDPADMARFAELKVIASMQPVHQTSDRLMAEARLGPDRLAGAYAWRSLQNAGVRLAFGSDVPVESANPFAGLAAAIARTDARGEPFGGWRPQEAVNRETALDGFTRTAAYAGFAEDRIGTLMPGMRADFLIVDADPLLASPDEIRRMTPLETWIGGYRYYKQKEGATIGR; encoded by the coding sequence ATGAGCGGTGCAATCGAACTTACCCCGCCCCTCCCGCTTGCGGGAGGGGCAGCGAAACTTGGCGCGGCGAAGCCGGGCCTAGTTGCAGCGGGGTGGGCCTCCAACGCTCGCCGTCTGCTGCCCACCCCGCTGCGACTAGCCAGCAAGCTGGCAAGTCTCGCAGCCCCTCCCGCTTGCGGGAGGGGAGCGATTGCCGCCGCCCTCACCCTCACCCTCACCTCCCCCGCGTACGCCGATACGCTGGTCGACAATGTCAACGGCATCACGCTCGACAAGCAGGGCAAGCTCGTCCGCTTCACCGGTCTCGTGATCGATCGCGACGGCAAGGTGAAACAGCTGCTCGACCGCAAGGACAAGCGCCCCGAACGCCCCGATTTCAAGGAGGATGGCAAGGGCCGCACGCTGATCCCCGGCCTGATCGACGCGCACGGGCATGTCATGGGGCTGGGCTTCCAGCTGATGCTGCTCGACCTCAGTGACACGAACAGCCTGGCCGAAGCGCAGGCTGCGATCCGCCGCTATGCCGCCGAGAATCCCGAAATGCCGTGGATCATCGGGCGCGGCTGGAATCAGGAAAAATGGGGTCTCGGCCGTTTCCCCACTGCCGCCGATCTCGACGCCGCGGTGCCGGACCGTCCCGTCTGGCTCGAGCGCGTCGACGGCCATGCGGGCTGGGCGAACAGCGCGGCGATGGCGGCGGCCAAGGTCAGCGCGGCAAGCAAATCGCCCGAAGGCGGTCGCATCGAAATGGCGGGCGGCAAGCCGTCGGGCGTGTTCGTCGATGCCGCGATGAGCCTGATCGACAGCGCCAAGCCCAAACCGCTCGCGCGCGACCTCGACCGCGCGCTCTATCTGGCGCAGCAGAAACTGCTCGAACAGGGGATCACCGCGATCGCCGACATGGGCACGACCATTCAGGACTGGCAGGCGTTTCGCCGCGCGGGCGACAAGAAACAGCTTGCCGTGCGCATCATTTCCTACGGCGCCGACATCGACAATATGGCGATCATCGCCGGGTCCGAACCGACGCCGTGGCTCTATGACGACCGCCTGCGCATGGTCGGGGTGAAGCTCTATCTCGACGGCGCGCTGGGTTCGCGCGGCGCGTGGCTGAAGGCGCCCTATGCCGACGCGCCGGGTCAGAAGGGACTTCCCCTCCTCACCCCGGCGCAGCTTCGCAACAAGATGGTGCGCGCGTCGATGGACAAGTTCCAGGTCGCGATCCACGCGATCGGCGACGCCGCCAATGCCGAGGCGCTCGCCGCGATCGCCGACCTCGACGCCGACCTGCCGGGCGAGCGGCGCTGGCGCATCGAACATGCACAGGTGATCGACCCCGCCGACATGGCGCGCTTCGCCGAATTGAAGGTCATCGCCTCGATGCAGCCGGTGCATCAGACGAGCGACCGGCTGATGGCCGAAGCGCGGCTGGGGCCGGATCGCCTCGCGGGTGCCTATGCGTGGCGCAGCCTCCAGAATGCGGGCGTGCGCCTCGCCTTCGGCTCCGACGTGCCCGTCGAGAGCGCCAATCCCTTCGCGGGCCTCGCCGCCGCCATCGCGCGCACCGACGCAAGGGGCGAACCCTTCGGCGGCTGGCGGCCCCAGGAAGCGGTGAACCGCGAAACCGCGCTCGACGGCTTTACGCGCACGGCGGCCTATGCGGGGTTTGCCGAGGACCGCATCGGCACGCTGATGCCCGGAATGCGCGCCGATTTCCTGATCGTCGATGCCGACCCGCTGCTCGCCAGCCCCGACGAGATCCGCCGCATGACCCCGCTCGAAACCTGGATCGGCGGCTATCGCTATTACAAGCAGAAGGAAGGTGCGACGATTGGCCGCTGA
- a CDS encoding alpha-hydroxy acid oxidase has product MKLTDCHNIDDFRALARRRLPWPVFDYIDGAADDEVTRRRNRDAFDSCDLIPRVLAGVESVDMRTTLFGREMAMPLFLSPTALQRLFHWQGERAVLRAAANAGTMAGISSLATIGLAEAGALTDGPKLFQLYVHHDEGLNQAMLDAAREAKFDAVALTVDTIVGGNRERCLRSGFTSPPRFTPRNMLSYAAKPGWGLNYMLREKFSLPNLATHVSEGSSVPKSVAEYFTSMLDQSLDWKRAEAIRKKWDGPFCLKGIVAVEDAKRAADIGATAIMVSNHGGRQLDGSIAPFDALAGIVDAVGDRVEVICDGGITRGTHVLKALSAGAKACSGGRLYLYALAAAGEDGVARAIALLRAEIERGMKLMGARTLADLGADNLRWR; this is encoded by the coding sequence ATGAAACTCACCGACTGCCACAACATCGACGATTTCCGCGCGCTCGCGCGGCGCCGCCTGCCCTGGCCGGTGTTCGATTATATCGACGGCGCCGCCGACGACGAGGTCACCCGCCGTCGCAACCGCGACGCCTTCGACAGCTGCGACCTTATCCCACGCGTGCTCGCGGGAGTCGAAAGCGTCGATATGCGCACCACCCTGTTCGGGCGCGAAATGGCGATGCCGCTGTTCCTGTCACCCACCGCGCTGCAACGCCTGTTCCACTGGCAGGGCGAGCGCGCGGTCCTGCGCGCTGCCGCGAACGCAGGAACGATGGCGGGCATATCGAGCCTCGCGACGATCGGCCTCGCCGAAGCCGGCGCGCTGACCGATGGTCCCAAGCTGTTCCAGCTTTACGTCCACCACGACGAAGGGCTCAACCAAGCGATGCTCGACGCCGCGCGCGAGGCGAAATTCGATGCGGTCGCGCTCACGGTGGACACGATCGTCGGCGGCAACCGCGAACGCTGCCTGCGCTCGGGCTTCACTTCGCCGCCGCGCTTCACGCCGCGCAACATGCTGAGCTACGCCGCCAAGCCCGGCTGGGGGCTCAACTATATGCTCCGCGAAAAATTCAGCCTGCCGAACCTGGCGACGCATGTGTCCGAAGGGTCGAGCGTCCCTAAATCGGTCGCCGAATATTTCACCTCGATGCTCGACCAGAGCCTCGACTGGAAACGCGCCGAGGCGATCCGCAAAAAGTGGGACGGCCCCTTCTGCCTCAAAGGCATCGTCGCGGTCGAGGATGCGAAGCGCGCCGCCGACATCGGCGCCACCGCGATCATGGTGTCGAACCATGGCGGACGCCAGCTCGACGGCAGCATCGCACCCTTCGACGCGCTCGCGGGAATCGTCGATGCGGTCGGCGACCGGGTCGAGGTGATCTGCGACGGCGGCATCACGCGCGGCACGCATGTGCTGAAAGCGCTGTCGGCCGGCGCCAAAGCCTGCTCGGGCGGCCGCCTCTATCTCTACGCGCTCGCCGCGGCGGGCGAGGATGGCGTCGCGCGCGCGATCGCGCTGCTGCGCGCCGAGATCGAGCGTGGCATGAAGCTGATGGGGGCCCGGACCCTCGCCGATCTCGGCGCCGATAATCTGCGCTGGCGCTGA
- a CDS encoding GNAT family N-acetyltransferase, which yields MTLAIRPATRADLPLIAEFIRDLAEYERLSHEVRFDEAKLGENLFGPRPYAEVVIGEIDGTPQGFALFFHNFSTFEGRPGLYLEDLFVRPEARGSGLGKALLAHLAQLCVTRDCARLEWWVLDWNAPSIGFYKSLGAKMMDEWTVMRVDGEALKMLAGV from the coding sequence ATGACCCTCGCCATCCGCCCCGCCACCCGTGCCGACCTGCCGCTGATCGCCGAGTTCATCCGCGACCTCGCCGAATATGAAAGACTGTCGCACGAAGTCCGCTTCGACGAAGCGAAGCTCGGCGAAAACCTCTTCGGCCCGCGCCCCTATGCCGAGGTCGTGATCGGCGAAATCGACGGGACGCCGCAGGGCTTCGCGCTTTTCTTCCACAATTTCTCGACCTTCGAGGGGCGCCCCGGCCTCTATCTCGAAGACCTGTTCGTCCGCCCCGAAGCGCGCGGGTCGGGGCTCGGCAAGGCGCTGCTCGCGCATCTCGCCCAGCTCTGCGTGACACGCGACTGTGCGCGGCTCGAATGGTGGGTGCTCGACTGGAACGCGCCGAGCATCGGCTTTTATAAAAGCCTGGGCGCCAAAATGATGGACGAATGGACCGTGATGCGCGTCGATGGCGAGGCGCTCAAAATGCTCGCGGGCGTCTGA
- a CDS encoding GNAT family N-acetyltransferase: MMIRPATPADAAAIWAIIGPTIRAGETYALDRDMTEAAALAYWFAPDKAVFVAEADGAILGTYYLRANQPGGGAHVCNAGYITDAAATGRGVARAMAEHSLAEARHRGFRAMQFNFVVATNARAVRLWQSLGFAIVGRLPGAFAHPELGFVDALVLYRTLDRATDG, from the coding sequence ATGATGATCCGCCCCGCGACGCCCGCCGATGCCGCCGCGATCTGGGCGATCATCGGCCCGACGATCCGTGCGGGGGAAACCTATGCACTCGACCGCGACATGACCGAGGCGGCGGCGCTCGCCTATTGGTTCGCCCCTGACAAGGCGGTGTTCGTGGCGGAGGCCGACGGCGCGATCCTGGGCACCTATTATCTGCGCGCCAATCAGCCAGGCGGCGGCGCGCATGTGTGCAATGCGGGCTATATCACCGACGCGGCGGCGACCGGTCGCGGCGTTGCGCGCGCGATGGCCGAGCACAGCCTGGCCGAAGCGCGCCACCGCGGCTTTCGCGCGATGCAGTTCAACTTCGTCGTCGCGACCAACGCGCGCGCGGTGCGCCTGTGGCAATCGCTGGGGTTCGCGATCGTCGGGCGATTGCCGGGGGCGTTCGCGCATCCGGAGCTGGGCTTTGTCGATGCGCTCGTCCTGTATCGCACGCTTGATCGCGCGACGGACGGCTGA
- a CDS encoding NAD(P)-dependent oxidoreductase produces the protein MSEQKLRIGFIGTGVMGGPMAGHLVRAGHHLTVYNRTRAKADAWVAQHGGAAASTPADVARDADVVLTCVGNDDDLAQVTLGRDGAFRAMRKGALFIDHTTVSARIARQLSVEAESLGLLCLDAPVSGGEAGAQKGALSIMCGGTKAAFAAAEPVMQAYAARMVHIGGPGAGQTTKMVNQIAIAGVLQGLSEALRFAQASGLDTDKVFEAVSGGAAASWQMLNRWSTMAKDEFDFGFAVDWMRKDLGLAIDEARVNGATLPVASLVDQFYADVQKAGGGRKDTSSLVTRLPK, from the coding sequence ATGAGCGAACAAAAATTGCGCATCGGCTTCATCGGCACCGGCGTCATGGGCGGACCGATGGCGGGCCACCTCGTCCGGGCGGGTCATCACCTCACCGTCTATAACCGTACGCGCGCCAAGGCCGATGCGTGGGTGGCACAGCACGGCGGCGCCGCGGCATCGACGCCCGCCGACGTCGCTCGCGACGCCGATGTCGTGCTGACCTGCGTCGGCAATGACGATGATCTGGCGCAGGTGACACTGGGCCGCGACGGCGCGTTTCGGGCGATGCGCAAGGGCGCGCTGTTCATCGACCACACCACAGTCTCGGCGCGCATCGCACGCCAGTTGTCGGTCGAGGCCGAAAGCCTCGGCCTGCTCTGCCTCGACGCGCCCGTGTCGGGCGGCGAAGCGGGGGCGCAGAAGGGCGCGCTGTCGATCATGTGCGGCGGGACCAAGGCGGCGTTCGCGGCGGCCGAGCCGGTGATGCAGGCCTATGCCGCGCGCATGGTCCATATCGGCGGCCCCGGCGCGGGACAGACGACCAAGATGGTCAACCAGATCGCGATCGCGGGAGTGCTGCAAGGCCTTTCCGAAGCGCTGCGTTTCGCGCAGGCGTCAGGGCTCGACACCGACAAGGTGTTCGAGGCGGTGTCGGGCGGCGCGGCGGCGAGCTGGCAGATGCTCAACCGCTGGAGCACGATGGCAAAGGACGAGTTCGACTTCGGCTTTGCCGTCGACTGGATGCGCAAGGATCTGGGCCTCGCGATCGACGAAGCCCGCGTCAACGGCGCGACCTTGCCCGTCGCGAGCCTCGTCGATCAATTTTACGCCGATGTGCAAAAGGCCGGCGGCGGGCGCAAGGACACGAGCTCGCTCGTGACGCGGTTGCCGAAATGA
- a CDS encoding FAD-dependent oxidoreductase, which translates to MAADSPSRRALLTGLAALPIATSTAAAERKERRSKRRKAPRPKVQHVDVAIIGAGVFGAWTAWHLVRAGKSVRLFDAYGAGNARSSSGGASRVIRMGYGADSLYSDLARESLPYWKALSDTASAPIFHNTGVLWFAPQGEAYTAQSLAWLQANRVGHEHGDVTWLQTKYRQIQFYQGETGILETEAGALIAARGVQEVIAEAGVEVERVVMPAPLFSRRIRRHTLPDGGTADHLVYAAGPWLAELFPQQLMGRIVATRQEVYHFGAPQGDTRFAPPELPVWADFNNGRIVYGIPDLEGAGFKIAFDTHGPVIDPDTMERDPTPAGIAAARAYVARRFPGLAGAPLIGARVCQYENSANGDYLLDRFPGQERVWLVGAGSGHGFKNGPAVGKRVAAHILDKDLAVEPRFSFASKGTVAGRTVF; encoded by the coding sequence TTGGCCGCTGATAGCCCCTCTCGCCGCGCGCTGCTGACCGGCCTCGCCGCGCTGCCGATTGCGACAAGCACCGCCGCGGCCGAGCGCAAGGAACGCCGATCGAAAAGGCGCAAGGCGCCGCGGCCCAAGGTCCAGCATGTCGACGTCGCGATCATCGGCGCGGGCGTGTTCGGCGCGTGGACCGCGTGGCACCTTGTCCGCGCCGGAAAGAGCGTGCGCCTGTTCGACGCCTATGGCGCGGGCAACGCGCGGTCTTCCTCGGGGGGCGCCAGCCGCGTGATCCGCATGGGCTATGGCGCCGACAGCCTCTATTCGGACCTGGCGCGCGAATCGCTGCCCTATTGGAAGGCGCTGTCCGACACCGCCAGCGCGCCGATCTTTCACAACACCGGCGTGCTCTGGTTCGCGCCGCAGGGCGAGGCCTATACCGCGCAGTCGCTCGCGTGGCTCCAGGCGAACCGCGTCGGGCACGAGCATGGCGACGTAACCTGGCTCCAGACCAAATATCGCCAGATCCAATTCTATCAGGGCGAAACCGGCATCCTCGAAACCGAGGCCGGCGCGCTGATCGCCGCGCGCGGGGTGCAGGAAGTGATCGCCGAGGCCGGGGTCGAGGTCGAGCGCGTCGTGATGCCCGCACCGCTCTTTTCCAGGCGGATCAGGCGCCACACGCTTCCCGACGGCGGCACCGCCGACCATCTGGTCTATGCCGCGGGCCCCTGGCTCGCCGAACTTTTCCCGCAGCAGTTGATGGGACGGATCGTCGCGACGCGGCAGGAGGTCTATCATTTCGGCGCGCCGCAGGGCGACACACGCTTCGCGCCGCCCGAACTCCCCGTCTGGGCCGATTTCAACAACGGCCGCATCGTTTATGGCATTCCCGATCTCGAAGGGGCGGGGTTCAAGATTGCCTTCGACACGCATGGCCCGGTGATCGACCCCGACACGATGGAACGCGATCCGACCCCCGCCGGAATCGCCGCCGCCCGCGCCTATGTCGCGCGGCGCTTTCCGGGGCTCGCGGGGGCGCCGCTGATCGGCGCGCGCGTGTGCCAATATGAAAACAGCGCGAACGGCGACTATCTGCTCGACCGTTTTCCGGGGCAGGAGCGCGTGTGGCTCGTCGGCGCCGGATCGGGGCACGGGTTCAAGAATGGCCCCGCGGTCGGCAAGCGCGTCGCGGCGCATATCCTCGACAAGGATCTGGCGGTCGAACCGCGCTTCAGTTTCGCGAGCAAGGGCACGGTGGCGGGCCGGACCGTCTTCTAA
- the ispG gene encoding flavodoxin-dependent (E)-4-hydroxy-3-methylbut-2-enyl-diphosphate synthase gives MSDHNPGLRPWRDIARRTSRQIMVGNVPVGGGAPISVQTMTNTLTSDPAQTIDQIRRCEDAGADLIRVSCPDTDSTAALGKIVRAARIPIIADIHFHYKRALEAADAGAACLRINPGNIGSSERVGEVVRAAKANGCAIRIGVNAGSLEKDLLEKYGEPCPEALVESALDHIKLLQDHDFHDYKVAVKASDVFLAVAAYAQLADAVDCPLHLGITEAGGLIGGTVKSALGIGNLLWAGIGDTIRVSLSAEPEEEVRVGYEILKSLGLRTRGVRVVSCPSCARQGFDVIRTVQALEDALGHIKTPMSLSVLGCVVNGPGEARETDIGITGGGNGRHMVYLSGVTDHHVEDADMIAHIVRLVEAKAAEIEAGNAVSMDVAHGKAA, from the coding sequence ATGAGCGATCATAATCCCGGCCTGCGCCCCTGGCGCGACATTGCACGGCGGACGAGCCGCCAGATCATGGTCGGAAACGTCCCCGTCGGCGGCGGCGCGCCGATCAGCGTGCAGACAATGACCAACACGCTGACGAGCGATCCGGCGCAGACGATCGACCAGATCCGCCGCTGCGAGGACGCCGGCGCCGACCTGATCCGCGTCTCGTGCCCCGACACCGATTCGACCGCGGCGCTCGGCAAGATCGTCCGCGCGGCGCGCATTCCGATCATCGCCGACATCCATTTCCACTATAAGCGCGCATTGGAAGCCGCCGACGCCGGCGCCGCCTGCCTGCGCATCAACCCCGGCAATATCGGCTCGTCGGAACGCGTCGGCGAGGTCGTGCGCGCCGCCAAGGCGAACGGCTGCGCGATCCGCATCGGCGTCAACGCCGGCAGCCTCGAGAAGGACCTGCTCGAAAAATATGGCGAGCCCTGCCCCGAGGCGCTCGTCGAAAGCGCGCTCGACCATATCAAGCTGCTGCAGGACCATGATTTCCACGACTACAAGGTCGCGGTGAAGGCGAGCGACGTCTTCCTCGCGGTCGCCGCCTATGCGCAGCTCGCCGACGCGGTCGACTGCCCGCTGCACCTCGGCATCACCGAGGCGGGCGGGCTGATCGGTGGCACGGTGAAAAGCGCGCTCGGCATCGGCAACCTGCTCTGGGCCGGGATCGGCGACACGATCCGCGTTTCGCTTTCGGCGGAACCCGAAGAGGAAGTACGCGTCGGCTACGAGATACTGAAATCGCTGGGCCTCAGAACCCGCGGCGTGCGCGTCGTCTCCTGCCCCAGCTGCGCACGACAGGGTTTCGACGTCATCCGCACCGTCCAGGCGCTCGAGGACGCGCTCGGCCACATCAAGACGCCGATGTCGCTCTCGGTCCTCGGCTGCGTCGTCAACGGCCCCGGCGAAGCGCGCGAGACCGACATCGGCATCACCGGCGGCGGCAACGGCAGGCATATGGTCTATCTCTCGGGCGTCACCGACCACCATGTCGAGGACGCCGACATGATCGCGCACATCGTCAGGCTCGTCGAAGCCAAGGCGGCCGAGATCGAGGCGGGCAACGCGGTAAGCATGGACGTCGCGCACGGCAAGGCGGCGTAG
- a CDS encoding acyl-CoA thioesterase, with product MKDFFLSLTATPDAIDELGHVNNAVWVQWIQQVATGHWDAVAPQSHKDAYIWVVVRHEIDYLRALGPGETVTARTWVADRPQGAKFDRFMEFAGADGKLHVRARTVWALLDKASGRPLRVTDAIVAPFLR from the coding sequence ATGAAAGACTTCTTTCTCTCCCTCACCGCCACGCCCGACGCCATCGACGAACTGGGGCATGTCAACAATGCCGTCTGGGTCCAGTGGATCCAGCAGGTCGCGACCGGCCATTGGGATGCGGTGGCGCCGCAGAGCCACAAGGATGCGTATATCTGGGTCGTCGTTCGGCACGAGATCGACTATCTGCGCGCGCTTGGTCCCGGCGAGACCGTGACCGCGCGCACCTGGGTCGCCGATAGGCCGCAGGGCGCGAAGTTCGACCGCTTCATGGAGTTTGCCGGCGCGGACGGGAAGCTGCATGTCCGCGCGCGGACGGTGTGGGCGCTGCTCGACAAGGCGAGCGGGCGGCCGCTGCGCGTGACCGACGCTATCGTCGCGCCGTTTCTGAGATGA
- a CDS encoding GNAT family N-acetyltransferase produces MTDTLLSLSTDHCRIAPLTADDARALTAITDETVTSRVHFLPAPFTEADARALIARSGGGDVFHAVRDRRGIELYGVVGVHRRAGREYEIGYWFAARARGKGIATEAVRAVVAALGAARPDCSIVAECHPDNERSRALLRRVGFVSTGRPGQRPGRMLMAWRAAPAERIDVC; encoded by the coding sequence ATGACCGATACGCTGCTTTCCCTGTCGACCGACCATTGCCGCATCGCGCCGCTGACCGCCGACGATGCGCGCGCGCTGACCGCGATCACGGACGAGACGGTGACGTCGCGCGTCCATTTTCTGCCCGCCCCCTTCACCGAGGCCGATGCGCGCGCGCTCATCGCGCGATCGGGCGGCGGGGACGTGTTCCATGCGGTGCGCGACAGGCGCGGGATCGAGCTTTATGGTGTCGTCGGCGTACACCGCCGCGCAGGCCGTGAATATGAGATCGGTTACTGGTTCGCGGCGCGGGCGCGGGGGAAGGGCATCGCGACCGAAGCCGTGCGCGCGGTGGTTGCGGCGCTCGGTGCGGCGCGGCCCGACTGTTCGATCGTCGCGGAATGCCACCCCGACAACGAGCGCTCGCGCGCGCTGCTGCGCCGCGTCGGCTTCGTGTCGACGGGGCGGCCGGGCCAGCGTCCCGGTCGGATGCTGATGGCATGGCGGGCAGCGCCGGCCGAGCGCATCGACGTTTGCTGA
- a CDS encoding TorF family putative porin: MKFLTKACFGMLLAASAMSTPAFAQEEEAEASGPFTLSGGIAVTSDYRFRGISLSNEKVAVQPTLTVSHESGFYAGVWGSSLPDSPAYGKFELDVYGGFNTEIAPGTTADIGVTWYTYPGSDDGGAPTDYFEGIGKLSHDIGPVSITGMVAYAPKQDSLGDQDNIYLNLGAGFGIPNTPVTLTAGIGYNDGSLGLVSPDGQYVDWSLGASFAAGPLTFSAQYIDTDVPKTGVKAVDTLYDPTVVFTLGASF; the protein is encoded by the coding sequence ATGAAGTTTCTTACCAAAGCGTGTTTCGGCATGCTGCTCGCCGCGTCGGCAATGTCGACGCCCGCCTTCGCTCAGGAAGAAGAAGCAGAAGCCAGCGGCCCCTTCACGCTTTCGGGCGGCATTGCGGTGACGAGCGACTATCGCTTCCGCGGCATTTCGCTGTCGAACGAAAAGGTCGCGGTGCAGCCGACGCTGACCGTTTCGCATGAAAGCGGCTTCTATGCCGGCGTCTGGGGCTCGTCGCTTCCCGACAGCCCGGCCTATGGCAAGTTCGAGCTCGACGTCTATGGCGGTTTCAACACCGAAATCGCGCCGGGCACGACCGCCGACATCGGCGTGACCTGGTATACCTATCCCGGCAGCGACGATGGCGGCGCGCCGACCGACTATTTCGAGGGCATCGGCAAGCTGTCGCACGACATCGGCCCCGTCTCGATCACCGGCATGGTCGCTTATGCGCCCAAGCAGGATTCACTCGGCGACCAGGACAATATCTATCTGAACCTCGGCGCCGGTTTTGGCATTCCGAACACCCCGGTCACGCTGACCGCGGGGATCGGCTATAATGACGGCTCGCTCGGCCTCGTGTCGCCCGACGGCCAATATGTCGACTGGTCGCTCGGCGCGTCCTTCGCCGCGGGGCCGCTGACTTTCTCGGCGCAATATATCGACACCGACGTCCCGAAGACGGGGGTGAAGGCGGTCGATACGCTGTACGATCCGACCGTGGTGTTCACACTCGGCGCGTCCTTCTGA